Below is a window of Undibacterium sp. YM2 DNA.
CCAGGGTTCTGTCCAGTAGAGGGTGGTAGGTCTGATAAGCCTTGAAACGCTGTTTGATGATGCGGGCACGCTGCATCACGTATTCAAACTCGGACAGGCTGAAATCGGAAAACTGCAGGAAATGTTTGATAGCCATAAATAAAACGGGCAGCAAGTTAAGCTTGCCGCCGCTTGTCATAACTGCTTAATTATAAGGGATTAATCGAGGCTTCCCATATTAAATTCTGGGAGCAGGCAAATTTGACCCTTTTTACTTGGGTTTGCCCATAAAAGAAGATCTTGCACTTCTTGTTACTGCCTTCTCCCAGAGCTTAGCATCAAATGATGGTTTTAGGCAGATACAAGGAATCACCCTCGCAACAAGGAGTATTTTTATAAAGTTGCCGCAAGGAAAATTGCATTTGTGAACTTTCGTCAACTAGCTGGAATTTCATATTGGTTTGTTTAAACTAGATTTCATTGCTGTATTTGCATAAATATTTGGTGATTAGCGCCGCGGTTGCGCGAAATTCCGATGGAATTGTAAGCAAATGCAATCAAGTGTTAATAAATGAAACATTTTGCAGATGAAGTTCGCCTGATAAGTCTTCCAGAAATGATGAAGCACTCAACAGCGAATATTTTTTAAATGATTTTGTAAAGAATACAAACTATGAGCGCACTGTTAGCCGGACTGACCGTCCTGATCATTGGCGATAGCCACATGTCCACCCCAGATTACCTGATCACCACTTTGCACGATGATTTGATGAGCAAGGGTGCAGTCGTGTATTCCTTCGGTGCCTGCGGTGTTGCTGCCGGTGACTGGATGGTGAAAAGTCAGTCACCTTGCGGTGGTGCGACCCGTATCAAGGATGGTCCGGTAGAAGTGAAAACCGGGCAAGACGCGATGACCCGCCCCTTCAATGAGCTGGTTAAAACCTACAAGCCTAATCTGGTGGTCGTCGTCAATGGCGACACCATGGCATCTTATGCCGCACCCGAATTGCCGAAGACATGGATCTGGCAACAGGTCTCCCGCCTGACCAAAGGCGTTAAAAACAATGCAGTAGGTTGCGTCTGGGTAGGCCCAGCCTGGGGTACCGAAGGCGGCAAGTTCAACAAGACTTTTGCCCGTGCAAAAGAAATGTCGGGCTATTTGTCCGAGATCGTCGCTCCTTGTACGTATATCGATTCTCTGACCATGTCCAAACCGGGTGAATGGGCATCTTCTGATGGCCAGCATTTTGATCTGGCTGGTTATAAAGCCTGGGGCACTGCAATTGGCAATGCCATTTCTTCCCCTGCGGTTTTGCAAACCATCAAAAAATAATTACGGACTCTGACCCACATGAAAAAGCTTATCTTTGCTTGCCTGACTTCAGCCCTGACCCTGGCGGCACATGCTGACAATCCTCTGTATGAAACCGGGCCTGCCCAGGATTCATCCTTTGTCAGGTTTCTCAATGCAAGCGAAGATAAAGCCAGTGTGGTCAATGGTGCCGCCAAAGTGGCGTTGGCTGCCCAGGGTGACGCAAGGGTTTCCCGTTTTTACCCCGTCAAGGCGGGCGCCAGGCTGGCAGCCAATGTGCAGGTCGGTAACGCCAAGACTTCTGTCGAAGTCGTTGCCAAACCGGGTGAATTTGTCACTGTAGCGATTGTTAGTAGTGGCGCAGGCATAGCGACTGTAGTGGTAAAAGATACGCCGACAGATTTCAATGCCAGCAAAGCCTCGGTTGCCTTGCTCAATCTGGACAGCACTTGCAATGCCGCTGGTTTGAATGTGGCAGAAAAAAATACCGCCATACTGGAAGCAGTGAAACCAGCCAGCCTGCAGCGTCGCCTTGTCAATCCCATCAGCCTGAAAACCCAGGCCATTTGTGATGCCAAGGACGTGGGTAAAACTATAGACCTGGGGCAGTTGCAACCAGGTGAGCGTTATAGCGTGGTTGTCATGCCTGGCAAAAAAGCACGCCAGACTTTCTTTGTACGCGACAGTACGTCCTGATCTGATTACGGGTTCTGGCCATGGTATTTGCGTCCCTGGAGTTTCTGACTCTCTTTCTACCCCTGTTTTTTGCGCTTTATCTCGTCACGCCCCAGCGCTTTCGTAATCACACTTTATTGGTAGGCAGCTGGTTGTTCTATGCCTGGTGGACACCAAAATTCCTGTTGCTGATTATCGCTCTGACGGTACTTGCCTGGGGTGCAGCAATACTGATAGACAAGAGCCAGAGCGAACAACGCAAGACCCGCTTGATGGTGATTGCCATCGTCCTCAATCTGTCTTCGCTGGTCTGGTACAAATACACCAATATGCTGGTGTATTCACTCAATACCATTTTGACTGGCCGCGACATGCCCACCATACCGTGGGAAAACCTGATGCTGCCGATAGGCTTGTCCTTCA
It encodes the following:
- a CDS encoding SGNH/GDSL hydrolase family protein, whose amino-acid sequence is MSALLAGLTVLIIGDSHMSTPDYLITTLHDDLMSKGAVVYSFGACGVAAGDWMVKSQSPCGGATRIKDGPVEVKTGQDAMTRPFNELVKTYKPNLVVVVNGDTMASYAAPELPKTWIWQQVSRLTKGVKNNAVGCVWVGPAWGTEGGKFNKTFARAKEMSGYLSEIVAPCTYIDSLTMSKPGEWASSDGQHFDLAGYKAWGTAIGNAISSPAVLQTIKK
- a CDS encoding alginate O-acetyltransferase AlgF, with translation MKKLIFACLTSALTLAAHADNPLYETGPAQDSSFVRFLNASEDKASVVNGAAKVALAAQGDARVSRFYPVKAGARLAANVQVGNAKTSVEVVAKPGEFVTVAIVSSGAGIATVVVKDTPTDFNASKASVALLNLDSTCNAAGLNVAEKNTAILEAVKPASLQRRLVNPISLKTQAICDAKDVGKTIDLGQLQPGERYSVVVMPGKKARQTFFVRDSTS